The genome window CCGCTTCATGACGGCCATTTCATCATCGTTCAGCCGGCGCGGCGCCTGGAGGATGCGGGCGGGAATAAGCGCCTTGCCCACGTCGTGGAACAGCGCGCCGAGGCCTATGGCCTGCAGCGTGCCGTCGCCCATGCCCAGGCCGCGCGCGAACATGACCGTGAGCACGGAAACGTTGACGCAATGGGTGTAGGTGTAGTCGTCCGTCTGGCGGAGCTTGCAAAGGCTGAACAGGGCGTCGGCGTTGCGGTCGAGGCTTTTGAGGATGTTTTCCACCAGCGGCTCGGCGGCGGGCGCGTCAAAGGGCGCGCCCTTGCGCACGGCGTCCATCATTTCCTTCGCCATGTTCAGGGAAAGCGACTATGGGCGGCGGGGGCATGAAATCCGCCGTCATGTCCCTGGCCGCGACCGAGGGCACGAGCGCCGCCATTTCCGGGGGCAGGCTCCCGGGACGGCAGCGGGAGAGATCGATATAGGCTTCGGTATAGCCGTCCGCCCGGAGCGTATCCAGTTCCTGGCCGGTCAATTCGCCTTCGTCGGAATACAGATACGGGTGCTGCAACCAGGAAACGCCCGTATTGGCAATGAACATGCCGGGACGAAGGTCTTTTGTTTCAAGTTTGTGGAACACGGTTGTTCTCCTCCGTCACCCGGCGGGAAAAGCGCTTACGGGCAAACCCGGCCGCTCTCCGCCGCTGAACGATGGGAAGATTATATTTTTGTTATAAATTGTATTATACATATAAGCGGAAAATGGCAAAAGAAAAGGACGCCGCCGTATTTTCCGGCGGCGTCTCAGACCCTTGACAAAGTCCTGGCCTTTTAGCCGGGATTTTGTTTTTATATCTCCATGATAAAGCGCAAAACCGAACAGCAAGGCATGATGGAACTGGTATATATCGAGCAACTCGTGCCTAAAGAACATCTTCTTCGTAAAATCGACAAGGCTATCGACTTCAGATTCATCTATGACAAGGTCAAAGATAGATACTGTCCCGATAACGGCAGGCCGGCAGTTGATCCGGTTGTGCTATTCAAGATGCTTTTTATTGGGTATTTGTTCGGCATTCGCAGCGAGCAACAGTTGATTCGCGAAATCGAAGTCAATGTCGCATATCGTTGGTTTCTCGGCTTTACTCTCACCGACAAAATCCCCCACGCCAGCACCTTCAGCCAAAACCGCCGCAGGCGTTTCAATGACAGCCCGGTTTACCAGGAAATTTTTGACGAGATTGTGCTCCAGGCCATAAAGCGCAAGATGGTGGACGGCAAAACGCTGTACACCGATTCAACCCACCTGAAAGCCAGTGCCAACAAGGGAAAATATGACAAGGCCCAGGTGCTCAAATCCGTACGCGATTATGTGGAGGAACTTGACCGGGACATTGATGAAGACCGCCGCAAGCATGGCAAAAAGCCTTTGCCGCCCCGCGATGAGACTCCGGAAACCAAGGAAATCAAGGTCAGCACCACGGACCCGGACAGCGGGTATATGGTGCGCGAGGGCAAACCCAAGGGTTTTTTCTATCTGGATCACCGTACCGTGGACGGAATCTGCGGCATCATAACCGACAGTTTCGTTACCCCCGGCAATGTGCATGACTCTCAGCCCTACCTCTCCCGCCTTGATCGCCAACGGAAGCGTTTTGGTTTCAACGTCGAGTCCGCAGGCCTTGATGCAGCCTACTTCACTCCCCATATCTGCAAAGGCCTTGTGGAAAGAGATATTTATGGAGTCATCGGGTACAGCCGCCCCACACACCGCGCGGGTTACCTGCGCAAAAGGGATTTTGTCTATGATGAGACTTGTGACTGCCAGCTCTGCCCGCAAAACCGAGTCCTGCGCTATAGGACAACGACCCGGGACGGTTACCGTGAATATGTCTCGGACCCGTCCGTTTGCCGCAACTGCTCCCTTCTCGGGCAATGCACCGCCAGTCGCAACCATACCAAAGCAGTAACGCGCCATATCTGGCAGGAATATAAAGATATAATCAACGAATATCGCTACGAGGACAAAGGCAAAGCCATCTACAAACGCCGTAAGGAG of uncultured delta proteobacterium contains these proteins:
- a CDS encoding hypothetical protein (Evidence 5 : No homology to any previously reported sequences), which codes for MFHKLETKDLRPGMFIANTGVSWLQHPYLYSDEGELTGQELDTLRADGYTEAYIDLSRCRPGSLPPEMAALVPSVAARDMTADFMPPPPIVAFPEHGEGNDGRRAQGRAL
- a CDS encoding transposase translates to MIKRKTEQQGMMELVYIEQLVPKEHLLRKIDKAIDFRFIYDKVKDRYCPDNGRPAVDPVVLFKMLFIGYLFGIRSEQQLIREIEVNVAYRWFLGFTLTDKIPHASTFSQNRRRRFNDSPVYQEIFDEIVLQAIKRKMVDGKTLYTDSTHLKASANKGKYDKAQVLKSVRDYVEELDRDIDEDRRKHGKKPLPPRDETPETKEIKVSTTDPDSGYMVREGKPKGFFYLDHRTVDGICGIITDSFVTPGNVHDSQPYLSRLDRQRKRFGFNVESAGLDAAYFTPHICKGLVERDIYGVIGYSRPTHRAGYLRKRDFVYDETCDCQLCPQNRVLRYRTTTRDGYREYVSDPSVCRNCSLLGQCTASRNHTKAVTRHIWQEYKDIINEYRYEDKGKAIYKRRKETVERSFADGKELHGHRYARFRGLAKVQMQCLLSAACQNMKKIALRIWERSNGPCGPGFSRSQTTLSRLFSHLWRICSAPKSAVPA